In one window of Oryza sativa Japonica Group chromosome 9, ASM3414082v1 DNA:
- the LOC107278466 gene encoding vegetative cell wall protein gp1: MPSALATHVPTPPAPAPPVPTPLAPTPADVPPGFTMSPTITRYSFGYDGASSSSAMPRMRTTLALCVPAPHPRVPRAPAPPVPAPPAPTPPIPTPPALAPPADVPPGFTVSPATTRYSFGYGGASSSSAMPHATTAPLALRAPAPHLCVSRMPPPLVPTPPAHAPPVATPPTLATPVPTPPVTAPPADVPPGFTVSPTTTHYSFGYGGASLSSAMPRAAAAPLVLRGPAPHLRVSRMPAPPIPMPPAPAPPIPTPSMPFPTVPAPPVTVPPATAPSMAAPAAASHGLTVSPTMTRYSFGYGGASSPSAVPCTSSVTLALRALTPHLRALRVSVPRPRAPSASAPPAAAPREWTVSLTTGRYSFGDSGASSSSAAPRAPAAPLALHAPAPHIRAPSMAAPPPAAPRGRTMPPTTGRYSFSYGGLSLSYTTPRGPIAPLSLRSPAPHLRARRVPTAPPAAARPRAPTPPAAAAAPAAPPAPPSGLPSWPLLVRPPTGPARARLAPATPTEAFEEYLVQRRAIEATVDDTPWEMIGRSRKTGGPMFAVAGGGRDRAELEAKEARERRKNRMDKRKAAAAARAQQPPPPLAPRCSGELKWW, translated from the exons ATGCCATCCGCGCTAGCAACTCATGTTCCTACGCCGCCCGCGCCTGCCCCTCCAGTTCCTACACCGCTCGCGCCTACTCCTGCTGATGTGCCGCCCGGGTTTACCATGTCACCGACCATCACCCGCTACAGCTTCGGCTATGATGGAGCGAGCTCGTCGTCTGCTATGCCACGCATGCGCACTACTCTTGCACTGTGTGTGCCTGCACCTCATCCTCGTGTTCCACGCGCACCTGCTCCTCCAGTTCcagcgccgcccgcgcctacCCCTCCTATTCCTACGCCGCCTGCGCTTGCTCCTCCTGCTGATGTGCCACCCGGGTTTACTGTGTCACCAGCCACCACCCGCTACAGCTTCGGCTATGGTGGAGCGAGCTCGTCTTCTGCTATGCCACACGCCACCACTGCTCCTCTTGCACTGCGCGCGCCTGCACCTCATCTTTGTGTGTCACGCATGCCTCCTCCTCTTGTTCCTACACCGCCCGCACATGCTCCTCCTGTTGCTACGCCGCCCACGCTTGCCACTCCAGTTCCTACGCCGCCCGTGACTGCTCCTCCTGCTGATGTGCCACCTGGGTTTACTGTGTCACCGACCACCACCCACTACAGCTTCGGCTATGGTGGAGCGAGCTTGTCGTCTGCTATGCCACGTGCAGCCGCTGCTCCTCTTGTACTGCGCGGGCCTGCACCTCATCTTCGTGTGTCACGCATGCCTGCTCCTCCTATTCCTATGCCGCCCGCACCTGCTCCCCCCATCCCTACGCCGTCCATGCCTTTCCCTACAGTTCCTGCGCCGCCCGTGACTGTTCCTCCTGCTACAGCCCCGTCCAtggctgctcctgctgctgcgtCGCACGGGTTGACTGTGTCACCAACCATGACCCGCTACAGCTTCGGCTATGGCGGCGCGAGCTCGCCATCTGCTGTGCCGTGCACGTCCAGTGTTACTCTTGCACTACGCGCGCTTACTCCTCATCTTCGTGCGCTGCGTGTATCTGTTCCTCGTCCTCGTGCGCCATCCGCATcggctcctcctgctgctgcaccACGTGAGTGGACCGTGTCACTGACCACCGGCCGCTACAGCTTCGGCGACAGCGGTGCGAGCTCGTCGTCCGCTGCACCGCGCGCGCCCGCTGCTCCTCTTGCACTGCACGCGCCTGCTCCTCATATTCGTGCGCCGTCCatggctgctcctcctcctgctgcacctcgTGGGAGGACcatgccgccgaccaccggcCGCTACAGCTTCAGCTATGGTGGCCTGAGCTTGTCGTATACTACGCCGCGCGGGCCCATCGCTCCTCTTTCACTGCGCTCGCCTGCTCCTCATCTTCGTGCACGGCGCGTGCCCACTGCTCCCCCTGCTGCTGCTAGGCCGCGCGCGCctactcctcctgctgctgctgctgccccggctgcgcctccggcgccgccgtccggcCTGCCTTCCTGGCCGCTGCTGGTTCGTCCCCCAACCGGGCCAGCGCGTGCGCGTCTGGCGCCTGCCACACCGACAGAGGCGTTCGAGGAGTACCTCGTGCAGCGCCGCGCGATCGAAGCTACGGTGGACGATACGCCATGGGAGATGATCGGCAGAAGCAGGAAAACTGGTGGCCCCATGTTTGCGGTGGCAGGCGGTGGCCGCGACAGGGCGGAGCTGGAGGCCAAGGAGGCCAGGGAGCGTCGCAAGAACAGGATGGACAAGaggaaggccgccgccgccgctcgcgcccagcagccaccgccgccgctcgcgcccaG ATGCTCCGGGGAGCTCAAGTGGTGGTAG